Proteins found in one Sardina pilchardus chromosome 3, fSarPil1.1, whole genome shotgun sequence genomic segment:
- the LOC134077003 gene encoding alpha-tectorin-like: protein MGFTVCVCVLSAVMLIMGELSAAQGFSTIATSPSSTTVTTAASPEPTTTTTEETTTASVSTALMSSTTTSPSTTATSPSSSTTSPEPTTTEETTTASVSTAVMSSTTTSPSTIATSPPSSTATYPESTTPTEETTTASVSTAVISSTTATPPSSSTAISPEPTTTTTTTTTTEETTTASVSTAVMSSTSTSPSTTATSSEPTTTEETTTASVSTAVISSTTATSSSTTATFPSTTATSSSRTTLTSAASPEQTTTEAITTSASTAVKTTATSPLTTSTGMPAIFYPYGLGDHVNNRALDGSSPPIKLLQPFTFFGVTYNQTFVNNNGDLTFDSSWWRYYPYQFPGYGHRDIIAPFWTDMDNRGNGIISYQQYTNGSVLQQATTNINQYFPELSFSASWVFVATWDRVAYYSLSGTETSFQVVLISGSQYTFVMMNYGVIAPTQWNVQAGYDTVNSTHHFSIPGSFMSNITNIRLTSNVNTPGRWVFRTDHGLRGCHFKNSSVQVGDSFWIDGTCQQRCTCVSGGLLQCQQQPCSFSQACRPASSQYSCQNIQRRTCTISGDPHYYTFDGKVFHFQGTCTYVLSEACGNGLPYYRIEGKNEHRGSTHVSWTRLVRVWVYDEEIELVKGNQYQAMVNGSFVTTPFTLRQGSIRVYQSGFSVAVSTDFGLLVTYDANHYVRISVPYEYQNATCGLCGNFNFHPHDDFRTRGGQLVSSDVEFANSWKAEGDTDPGCQDVRCAGLACAACTDSQRTLYGNTAHCGILSNSVGPFASCHSGLSPQTFVENCVYDLCVGDGYQPILCQALNVYAAQCQQEGIQLGQWRSQGFCEIPCPANSHFESQGTGCPATCSNPNSPQNCPLPNQESCICNAGHVLSGGECVRQNDCGCTFEGRYYTAGETVVLDQDCGRSCHCTQGSMTCQAHSCSELEVCGVHGGVRGCRPVSYSTCWVESFGSYRSFDGQTFNYPGACSLTLARVRGQSQLPHFQVTVEKVPTGPRDFVRHLQFEAKGTQVSVEMGEGGTTKVDGQTVGLPFRVNPGHIRIYHSSVKGVVIETNFGVLVRADWPHVIRITAPGNYNGTLGGLCGNLNGDPHDDFFSPTGIPLNDSQQFGDSWRDGSLSTHCVEPQVWEPGHYQNTSQFRDLCGIMGWAHGPFGQCQASLDPWSRIEDCVQTLVRTQGAREGLCEALRGFSLLCQQSGIIVGEWRNITNCDATCPTYSHYELCGTSCPASCPSLSFPFLCTQQCQEGCQCNDGFLLSGDRCVPPTGCGCHHGGRYRQSGERYWYGEECQFQCQCNGITGQSQCTASSCAAQESCRVVDGQYGCHPKPEATCSASGDPHYTSFDRRTFDFQGTCRYILASVCNGTQDLPHFQVEARNEAWNGLQVSITVAVYVNVSGHLVYISKYNQGTVQVNGETRNLPIVLDQGRVSVYANGLHTFVKTDFGLTVSYDGRWVLDITVPSNYSGATCGLCGNFNGFQGDDFTVHNGSSGSLALPVSEFGDYWTVDDGIPCTGGCGNSCPVCQDDSTARAMCELLRASNGPLSFCHSHVDPQQFFNDCVFDVCLSGDRNEVLCRAMEAYVSACQEKNVIVYPWRQNSTCQMECPENSHYDLCGTECGHTCASSIDASCDRTCAEGCFCDDGFVRSGGRCVPVEQCGCLYDGFYFDIGEQFWTQDCSQRCECFAPNDLRCIQSSCPPSQECSVKDGRRGCYGQKSTCTVWGDPHYFTFDGAVAHFQGTCAYEITHTCGNMSDDALAFRVVAANRHRGNLVVSFVSTVDVWLSQGGVQSHISIGQNRRVKVDGQDNNANSIQVGSLAQLTRESGFVVVNASGELVVQFDGRSRLLVRLSPDYHQSVCGMCGNRNGNPADDKVLPNGTLAQTDNEFGQSWKSDASSPGCGASDRIGDDTCVFEAEYTDLCSIITNSSGPFQQCHLHVEPQAYFTSCVYDLCAYTPANSMLCSAVEAYETACNVLGLHTPEWRSALHCSAVDPCEELDCTEDEWCGQKDGVCGCFCNEDHPRPHPECYDSQEFCSSSTGTMSLSRCQLFEAGFLADSLRLNDPSCNGTLQDGRVEFLFDNDNHICGTSLKSNSTHFIYENSIHGEANSASGPISRERQIDLLFCCVYPLTQTLSMNIEINPLESQITKKLPGGEGSYHVRMIPYEDAGFSHAFSGRVNVRVNQQIYVAVQVDGVDSRQIAIVIDSCWATPVNQPNYHIRWDLIRNECANPNDNTVELVENGVSTTGRFSFRMFTFHANSSRVYLHCSIHLCLMANNDCTAHCYPGYHQRHRRSVDFHDSASISLGPLVLANGNEEGRNLFVPPPVRVSKASGLTASLMVLLLSFLPLRALLI from the exons GTTTCTCAACAATTGCAACATCTCCATCGAGTACAACAGTAACTACAGCAGCATCTCCagagccaacaacaacaacaactgaagAGACTACAACTGCCTCCGTGTCAACTGCACTAATGTCATCAACAACTACATCTCCATCAACAACTGCAACATCTCCATCAAGCAGCACAACATCTCCAGAACCAACAACAACTGAAGAGACTACAACTGCTTCGGTGTCAACTGCAGTAATGTCATCAACAACTACATCTCCATCAACAATTGCAACATCTCCACCAAGTAGCACAGCAACATATCCAGAATCAACAACACCAACTGAAGAAACAACAACTGCTTCTGTGTCAActgcagtaatatcatcaacGACTGCAACACCTCCATCAAGCAGCACTGCAATATCTCcagaaccaacaacaacaacaacaacaacaacaacaactgaagAAACAACAACTGCCTCTGTCTCAACTGCGGTAATGTCATCAACATCCACATCTCCATCAACAACTGCAACATCTTCAGAACCAACAACAACTGAAGAAACAACAACTGCTTCTGTATCAActgcagtaatatcatcaacGACTGCAACATCTTCATCAACCACTGCAACATTTCCATCAACAACTGCAACATCTTCATCACGTACAACACTAACTTCGGCAGCTTCTCcagaacaaacaacaacagaggcAATAACCACTTCAGCATCAACAGCAGTAAAAACGACTGCAACATCTCCACTGACTACCTCCACTGGCATGCCTG CTATATTCTATCCCTATGGACTTGGAGACCACGTGAACAACCGTGCACTTGATGGGAGTTCCCCTCCTATCAAACTGCTTCAACCATTTACATTTTTTGGAGTGACATACAACCAGACATTT GTAAATAACAATGGTGACCTCACCTTTGACAGTTCATGGTGGAGATATTATCCTTACCAATTCCCGGGATATGGGCACCGAGATATCATTGCCCCGTTCTGGACAGATATGGACAACCGAGGCAATGGCATCATATCCTACCAACAGTACACCAACGGCAGTGTTCTCCAGCAAGCCACTACAAACATTAACCAGTACTTCCCTGAGTTGAGCTTCTCAGCTTCCTGGGTCTTTGTTGCAACATGGGACAGAGTGGCATACTATTCCCTTTCAGGCACA GAGACATCATTCCAAGTGGTGCTGATCTCAGGGAGTCAATACACATTTGTTATGATGAACTATGGAGTCATCGCCCCAACTCAATGGAATGTCCAG GCTGGCTATGACACAGTCAATTCCACTCATCATTTTTCAATTCCTGGATCATTCATGAGCAACATTACAAATATAAGGCTCACAAGCAATGTTAACACACCAGGTCGTTGGGTGTTTAGAACTGACCATGGTCTAAGGGGCTGTCATTTCAAAA ACTCATCTGTGCAGGTGGGGGACTCTTTCTGGATAGATGGCACCTGTCAGCAGAGATGCACCTGCGTCAGTGGAGGCCTCCTCCAGTGCCAGCAGCAGCCCTGCAGCTTCTCCCAGGCGTGTCGTCCAGCATCCTCCCAGTACTCCTGCCAGAATATTCAGCGCCGCACCTGCACCATCTCTGGAGACCCCCACTACTACACCTTTGATGGGAAAGTCTTTCACTTCCAGGGAACCTGCACATACGTCCTTTCAGAG GCTTGTGGCAATGGACTGCCGTACTACCGGATTGAAGGGAAGAATGAACATCGGGGCAGCACACATGTGTCTTGGACACGTCTTGTAAGAGTGTGGGTTTATGATGAGGAAATTGAACTTGTTAAAGGCAACCAGTACCAAGCAATG GTGAATGGTAGCTTTGTGACGACCCCATTTACCCTCCGACAAGGGTCCATCCGAGTCTACCAATCAGGTTTCTCTGTGGCTGTGAGTACAGATTTTGGTCTGCTGGTCACCTACGATGCCAATCACTATGTTAGAATCTCAGTACCCTATGAGTACCAGAATGCAACCTGTGGCCTGTGTGGCAACTTCAACTTCCACCCTCATGATGACTTCAGAACCCGCGGTGGGCAGCTTGTGAGCTCAGACGTGGAGTTTGCTAACAGCTGGAAGGCGGAAGGGGACACTGACCCTGGCTGCCAGGACGTGCGATGTGCAGGACTTGCTTGTGCTGCCTGTACCGATAGTCAAAGGACTCTTTATGGAAACACGGCCCACTGTGGTATCTTAAGCAACAGTGTCGGTCCGTTTGCCTCCTGTCACTCCGGGCTGTCTCCACAGACCTTTGTAGAAAACTGTGtgtatgatctgtgtgtgggtgatggcTACCAGCCCATTCTCTGCCAAGCACTCAATGTGTACGCTGCCCAGTGCCAACAAGAGGGCATCCAGTTGGGCCAGTGGAGAAGCCAGGGATTCTGTG AAATCCCCTGTCCAGCCAACAGTCACTTTGAATCTCAAGGAACTGGGTGCCCTGCAACCTGCAGCAACCCCAACTCCCCCCAGAATTGCCCTCTGCCCAACCAGGAGAGCTGCATCTGCAATGCTGGCCATGTCCTAAGCGGTGGGGAATGTGTTCGGCAGAATGACTGTGGCTGCACCTTCGAGGGGCGGTACTACACAGCTGGGGAGACAGTGGTGCTAGACCAGGACTGTGGGAGGAGTTGCCACTGTACTCAAGGGTCAATGACCTGCCAGGCACACAGCTGCAGTGAGCTTGAGGTGTGTGGGGTCCATGGTGGTGTGCGGGGCTGCAGACCTGTCAGCTACTCCACCTGCTGGGTGGAGAGCTTTGGGTCTTACCGCAGTTTTGATGGACAGACCTTCAACTACCCAGGTGCCTGTAGTCTGACACTGGCTAGGGTCAGGGGACAATCACAATTACCTCACTTTCAAGTAACTGTTGAGAAAGTTCCCACAGGGCCAAGAGATTTTGTCAGACATCTACAGTTTGAAGCAAAAGGAACACAAGTCTCGGTGGAGATGGGAGAGGGGGGCACAACTAAG GTGGATGGGCAAACAGTGGGCCTTCCATTCAGGGTCAACCCCGGTCATATTCGCATCTACCACAGCAGTGTAAAGGGTGTTGTCATAGAGACCAACTTTGGAGTGTTGGTAAGGGCTGACTGGCCACACGTCATCCGCATCACCGCTCCAGGCAACTACAACGGCACTCTAGGAGGCCTGTGTGGAAATCTGAATGGAGACCCTCATGACGACTTCTTCTCCCCTACTGGAATTCCCCTCAACGACTCTCAGCAGTTTGGGGACAGCTGGAGAGATGGCTCCCTGTCAACACACTGTGTAGAACCTCAGGTCTGGGAACCCGGACACTACCAGAACACCAGCCAGTTTAGGGACCTCTGCGGCATCATGGGATGGGCACATGGGCCTTTTGGCCAGTGCCAAGCAAGTCTTGATCCCTGGAGCCGAATTGAAGACTGTGTCCAGACTCTAGTGAGGACGCAAGGTGCTCGAGAGGGACTGTGCGAGGCACTGCGTGGCTTCTCCCTGCTTTGCCAACAGAGTGGCATCATAGTTGGGGAATGGAGGAACATCACTAACTGTG ATGCAACCTGCCCAACTTACAGCCATTATGAGCTATGTGGTACGTCCTGCCCTGCTTCCTGCCCAAGCCTGTCTTTCCCCTTCCTGTGCACCCAGCAGTGCCAGGAGGGGTGCCAGTGTAATGACGGGTTCCTCCTGAGTGGGGATCGCTGTGTGCCACCCACGGGTTGTGGCTGCCACCACGGCGGGCGTTACAGACAGAGTGGAGAGCGCTACTGGTACGGCGAGGAGTGCCAGTTCCAGTGCCAATGTAATGGCATTACTGGGCAGTCACAATGCACTGCCTCTTCTTGTGCTGCTCAGGAGTCTTGTCGAGTCGTGGACGGACAGTATGGCTGCCATCCCAAACCTGAGGCCACCTGCTCGGCCTCTGGAGACCCACACTACACCTCCTTCGACAGACGCACCTTTGATTTCCAGGGCACTTGTCGTTACATCCTGGCATCAGTTTGCAATGGAACACAAGATCTACCTCACTTTCAGGTAGAGGCCAGGAATGAGGCATGGAATGGTCTGCAGGTCTCCATCACTGTGGCTGTTTACGTCAATGTGTCTGGACATCTCGTATACATCTCAAAATACAACCAGGGGACTGTGCAG GTGAATGGGGAGACAAGAAACTTGCCGATTGTTCTTGATCAGGGAAGAGTGTCGGTGTACGCCAATGGGCTTCACACATTTGTGAAAACAGACTTTGGtctaactgtcagttatgaCGGCCGGTGGGTGTTGGACATCACAGTACCATCCAACTACAGTGGAGCTACATGCGGTTTGTGTGGTAACTTCAACGGCTTCCAGGGTGATGACTTCACGGTCCATAATGGCAGTTCAGGCTCTCTTGCCCTCCCTGTCTCTGAGTTTGGGGACTACTGGACGGTTGATGACGGCATTCCCTGTACTGGAGGTTGTGGAAACTCCTGTCCAGTGTGCCAAGATGACTCGACAGCCCGTGCCATGTGTGAGCTACTCAGAGCTAGCAATGGACCACTAAGCTTCTGCCATTCCCATGTGGATCCCCAGCAATTCTTCAACGACTGTGTGTTTGACGTGTGCTTGTCTGGGGACAGAAACGAAGTCCTCTGCCGTGCAATGGAAGCATACGTCAGTGCATGCCAAGAGAAAAATGTCATTGTTTACCCCTGGAGACAAAACTCCACCTGCC AAATGGAGTGTCCAGAAAACAGCCACTACGATCTGTGTGGTACAGAGTGTGGGCACACCTGTGCCAGCAGCATTGATGCCAGCTGTGACAGGACGTGTGCTGAGGGCTGTTTCTGCGATGATGGATTTGTGAGGAGCGGGGGGCGCTGTGTGCCTGTGGAGCAGTGTGGCTGTCTTTATGACGGCTTCTACTTTGAT ATCGGAGAACAGTTCTGGACACAAGACTGTTCGCAGCGCTGTGAGTGTTTTGCCCCCAATGACCTTCGCTGTATCCAGTCCTCTTGCCCTCCAAGTCAGGAATGCTCAGTCAAAGATGGCCGCCGGGGTTGCTATGGTCAAAAGTCAACCTGCACGGTCTGGGGAGACCCTCACTACTTCACCTTTGATGGGGCTGTGGCTCACTTTCAG GGCACCTGTGCTTATGAGATTACCCACACCTGTGGCAACATGAGTGATGATGCCCTGGCCTTCCGTGTAGTAGCCGCTAACAGGCACCGTGGCAACTTAGTTGTGTCTTTTGTGTCCACTGTGGATGTTTGGCTCTCTCAGGGAGGAGTTCAAAGCCACATCAGCATTGGACAGAACAGGAGAGTCAAG GTTGATGGTCAAGAtaacaatgcaaacagcatacaGGTTGGCTCCCTGGCGCAGTTGACTCGTGAGTCAGGATTTGTGGTTGTGAATGCCTCAGGAGAGCTGGTGGTCCAGTTTGATGGTCGTAGTAGACTGCTAGTCAGACTGAGTCCAGATTATCACCAAtctgtgtgtggaatgtgtggcAATCGCAATGGCAACCCAGCAGATGACAAAGTTCTGCCCAATGGCACTCTGGCCCAGACTGACAATGAATTCGGTCAAAGTTGGAAATCAGATGCAAGCAGTCCTGG ATGTGGAGCCAGTGACCGAATTGGAGACGACACGTGTGTATTTGAAGCAGAATACACAGATCTGTGCAGCATCATCACCAACAGCAGTGGCCCATTTCAGCAGTGCCACCTACATGTTGAACCACAGGCCtacttcacttcctgtgtgtacGATCTCTGTGCCTACACACCAGCCAATAGCATGCTGTGCTCAGCAGTGGAGGCCTATGAGACAGCTTGCAATGTGCTGGGGCTCCACACACCAGAATGGCGTTCTGCACTGCATTGCT CTGCAGTTGACCCTTGTGAAGAGCTGGACTGCACTGAGGATGAGTGGTGTGGCCAGAAGGATGGAGTCTGCGGCTGCTTCTGCAATGAGGATCACCCGAGACCTCATCCTGAGTGCTATG actctcagGAGTTCTGTTCCAGCAGCACAGGCACCATGTCTTTGTCTCGCTGCCAGCTGTTTGAGGCAGGCTTCTTGGCTGACTCCCTCCGCCTCAATGACCCCAGCTGCAACGGCACACTCCAAGATGGCAGAGTGGAGTTCCTCTTCGACAATGACAACCACATTTGTGGGACCTCACTAAAG AGTAACAGCACCCACTTCATCTATGAGAACTCCATCCATGGGGAGGCCAACTCAGCCAGCGGTCccatcagcagagagagacagatagacctGCTCTTCTGCTGTGTCTACCCCCTCACACAGACCCTCTCCATGAATATAGAAATCAACCCACTGGAGAG CCAAATTACTAAGAAGCTACCAGGAGGGGAAGGAAGCTACCATGTCCGTATGATTCCCTATGAAGATGCAGGATTCTCCCATGCGTTCTCTGGGAGGGTGAATGTGAGAGTGAATCAGCAAATCTACGTGGCTGTTCAAGTGGATGGAGTAGATAGCCGCCAGATCGCCATAGTGATCGACTCCTGCTGGGCCACTCCTGTCAATCAGCCAAACTACCACATCCGATGGGACCTCATCAGAAACGA gTGTGCTAATCCCAATGACAACACAGTGGAGCTGGTGGAGAATGGGGTCAGCACAACAGGCCGATTCTCCTTCAGGATGTTCACCTTCCATGCAAACTCCTCCAGGGTTTACCTGCACTGCAGCATCCACCTGTGCTTGATGGCAAACAATGACTGCACAGCT CACTGTTACCCAGGTTACCATCAGAGGCATCGTCGTTCTGTTGATTTCCATGACAGCGCCTCCATCTCTCTGGGGCCTCTGGTTTTGGCCAATGGCaatgaag aggggAGAAACTTGTTTGTCCCGCCACCTGTGAGGGTGTCTAAGGCCTCGGGTCTGACGGCATCTCTGATGGTCCTGCTCctgtcttttctccctctcagggCTCTGCTCatctaa